The proteins below are encoded in one region of Akkermansiaceae bacterium:
- a CDS encoding SdiA-regulated domain-containing protein, translating to MKNTSLFHKPKFLGALSLTALLATCAEIPYDKIASSRHVGDFLQKKGLGALNPPTYGTGTFGRGRLNEPSGICWHAKRRTLFAVGDNGDIAEFRTDGSQVNFRHIPGANFEGITTIPSSGLLYGVTEGSDQIIEIHPETFATMRRFSIPRTYRGRTVMAAGGNGVEGITFIPDPRHPQGGIFCVSNQGGTGNPQDEKGIFFVEIPVRTGGASRIVGEIIPPVGDIAGLHYDQRSGRLYAISDHKNTFLEYAASRKLIRTAPLPGRDQEGIAFDDAGNMYLAQDSGGIIKRRKP from the coding sequence ATGAAAAACACCTCCCTCTTCCACAAACCCAAGTTCCTGGGAGCCCTTTCCCTAACAGCCCTGCTTGCCACCTGTGCGGAAATCCCCTACGACAAAATCGCATCCTCCCGGCACGTCGGTGATTTCCTGCAGAAAAAGGGGCTTGGCGCCCTGAATCCGCCCACCTACGGCACGGGCACCTTTGGCCGGGGAAGACTCAATGAGCCTTCCGGCATCTGTTGGCATGCCAAGCGCAGAACCTTGTTTGCTGTGGGAGACAATGGTGACATTGCCGAGTTCCGGACGGACGGCTCACAGGTCAACTTCCGCCATATCCCGGGTGCCAACTTTGAGGGCATCACCACCATCCCGTCATCGGGATTACTCTATGGTGTCACCGAGGGCTCTGATCAAATCATCGAGATCCATCCGGAAACGTTTGCGACCATGCGCCGGTTCAGTATTCCCAGGACATACCGTGGACGGACGGTGATGGCGGCGGGTGGTAACGGGGTTGAAGGCATCACCTTCATCCCCGATCCACGACACCCCCAGGGAGGGATTTTCTGTGTCTCCAACCAGGGTGGCACAGGCAACCCGCAGGATGAAAAGGGGATTTTCTTTGTGGAAATCCCGGTACGCACAGGCGGGGCATCACGCATCGTCGGGGAAATCATCCCCCCTGTAGGCGATATTGCCGGACTGCACTACGACCAACGGAGTGGGCGGCTGTATGCCATCAGCGATCATAAAAATACCTTTCTTGAGTATGCTGCCAGTCGCAAGCTGATACGGACAGCCCCGTTGCCGGGTCGTGACCAGGAAGGCATTGCCTTCGACGATGCCGGCAACATGTATCTCGCCCAGGACTCGGGTGGTATCATCAAGCGACGCAAGCCGTAG
- a CDS encoding hydroxymethylglutaryl-CoA reductase produces the protein MAGKRSLTSLHLKSLLDNNDIESLVKQLEPKFEPPVKPYFPNSKVTEKRTQKLWKAIGEAPHPDILDPWTRERLEQFDGNIENFIGTVKLPIGIAGPLRVNGLFAQGDFPLPLATSEAALVASYHRGACMISAAGGCTSMMIYQALNRSPAFAFDSMRNAGQFVAWAMDSFEDFQKEANSTTGHGKLVDVGTTLEGNHVYLNFEFTTGDASGQNMVTIATQAVCDFIENNCPVPIQHLYVEGNLSGDKKASSQAYTTTRGRKVTAEVVLSPEVLKKYVHATPRQLIDYWRMSAIGGVLSGTMGVHGHFANGLAALYIATGQDAACVAESAMGVTRFEETAEGCLYASVTLPGVMVGTVGGGTGLPSQKACLELMGLHGSGHSGALAEVCAGLLLGGELSIIAALATGDFTKAHHKLAR, from the coding sequence ATGGCTGGCAAAAGATCGCTCACATCGCTTCATCTGAAATCATTGCTTGATAACAATGACATCGAATCCCTGGTAAAACAGCTGGAGCCGAAGTTCGAGCCACCGGTCAAACCCTACTTCCCCAACTCCAAGGTCACCGAGAAGCGGACCCAGAAGCTCTGGAAAGCCATCGGTGAAGCCCCCCACCCCGATATCCTCGACCCGTGGACCCGTGAACGTCTTGAGCAGTTCGATGGCAATATTGAGAATTTCATCGGCACGGTCAAACTCCCCATCGGAATCGCCGGCCCCCTGCGGGTGAATGGACTGTTTGCCCAAGGCGATTTCCCCCTTCCGCTGGCAACATCCGAGGCCGCACTGGTGGCCAGCTACCACCGGGGCGCCTGTATGATTTCCGCAGCGGGCGGCTGCACCTCGATGATGATCTATCAGGCGCTGAACCGGTCGCCGGCCTTTGCCTTTGACTCGATGAGAAACGCCGGGCAATTCGTCGCCTGGGCGATGGATTCGTTTGAGGATTTTCAAAAAGAAGCCAACAGCACGACGGGGCACGGCAAACTGGTCGATGTCGGCACCACCCTGGAAGGCAACCATGTCTATTTGAACTTTGAATTTACCACTGGTGATGCGTCGGGCCAGAACATGGTCACCATCGCGACGCAGGCGGTGTGCGATTTTATTGAAAACAACTGCCCGGTCCCCATCCAGCATCTCTACGTCGAGGGCAATCTATCAGGTGATAAAAAAGCCAGCTCCCAGGCATACACCACCACGCGCGGCCGCAAGGTGACTGCTGAAGTGGTGCTGAGCCCCGAGGTGTTGAAAAAATATGTGCACGCGACACCACGGCAACTCATCGACTACTGGCGTATGTCGGCGATAGGTGGCGTGCTAAGTGGCACCATGGGGGTGCATGGTCACTTTGCCAATGGCCTGGCGGCGCTCTATATCGCCACCGGTCAGGATGCCGCCTGTGTCGCGGAATCCGCGATGGGGGTGACCCGTTTCGAGGAAACCGCGGAAGGCTGCCTCTACGCCTCCGTCACCCTGCCCGGCGTGATGGTGGGCACGGTGGGTGGTGGCACCGGGCTACCGAGTCAGAAAGCCTGCCTCGAACTGATGGGACTGCATGGATCAGGCCACAGCGGCGCGCTCGCCGAAGTCTGCGCCGGTTTATTGTTAGGTGGTGAACTCTCCATCATCGCCGCGCTTGCCACGGGAGACTTCACCAAAGCCCACCATAAACTGGCCCGATAG
- a CDS encoding AMP-binding protein, protein MNLVNHLAERAHKHPERVALVDADASMTYGELYAHVCGASRQLCSDGLGPDDTVLILQPVGIPLYISLLAAFHAGLTVMFIDPSAGRPMMRNSLSLHQPTAFIGTCQAHLLRMTIPEIRRIRCLYHSSGWVPGSRKWKAEKSHPVPPVDSTDESPALITFTSGSTGTPKAACRTHGFLLAQHKALAESLDYIEGEVDLVTLPVFTLANLASGLTSVLADTDLRFPARADSAAIARQCETHRVSRCAASPAFFTKLFRDHQLPRFKTIYTGGAPVFPVLLDHIQSARPEMEVVTVFGSTEAEPIAHIRWQDTSAEDHKQMLEGKGLLVGKPVSATQLKIIPDQTGKPIAPMSTAALNALELPCGEIGEITVTGDHVLKGYLHGKGDEESKIKVGDEVWHRTGDAAWQDTSGRLWLVGRCSAAIQRSGRAPTYPFGIECATMSYPGVERCALVDHRETITLFVEGAINTSQQGDLLARLSHLGVEKVTVIPHIPVDKRHNAKIDYPALRQLLSSTDAT, encoded by the coding sequence ATGAACCTCGTCAACCACCTCGCTGAGCGTGCCCACAAGCACCCGGAACGGGTCGCCCTGGTTGATGCCGACGCATCGATGACCTACGGGGAACTCTATGCCCACGTATGCGGAGCGTCCCGGCAACTGTGTAGCGACGGGCTCGGGCCGGACGACACGGTATTGATTCTTCAACCCGTCGGCATCCCGCTCTATATCAGCCTTCTTGCTGCCTTTCACGCCGGCCTCACCGTCATGTTTATCGACCCGTCGGCAGGTAGGCCGATGATGCGCAACAGCCTCTCACTGCATCAACCGACGGCATTCATCGGAACCTGTCAAGCCCACCTGCTGCGTATGACCATTCCGGAGATCCGGCGTATCCGCTGTCTCTATCATAGCTCTGGATGGGTGCCGGGCAGCCGGAAATGGAAGGCCGAAAAATCACACCCTGTGCCCCCGGTTGACTCGACTGATGAGTCGCCCGCGTTGATCACCTTCACCAGTGGCAGCACCGGCACGCCCAAGGCCGCCTGCAGAACCCATGGCTTTCTTCTTGCCCAGCACAAGGCACTTGCTGAATCACTTGACTACATCGAAGGCGAAGTCGACCTTGTGACGCTGCCTGTTTTCACCCTGGCCAATTTAGCGTCCGGCCTCACATCCGTGCTGGCTGACACGGATTTGCGTTTTCCCGCGCGGGCCGATTCGGCGGCCATTGCCAGGCAGTGCGAGACACACCGGGTAAGTCGCTGTGCCGCATCGCCCGCCTTTTTCACCAAGCTTTTCCGGGACCATCAACTGCCCAGGTTTAAAACCATCTACACCGGAGGTGCGCCGGTGTTTCCCGTTTTACTGGATCACATCCAATCCGCCCGGCCCGAGATGGAAGTGGTCACCGTCTTTGGCTCCACCGAGGCTGAACCCATCGCACACATCCGCTGGCAGGACACCTCTGCAGAAGACCACAAACAAATGTTAGAAGGCAAGGGCCTCCTGGTGGGCAAGCCGGTCAGTGCCACACAATTGAAAATCATCCCCGATCAAACGGGCAAGCCGATCGCCCCCATGTCCACTGCCGCGTTGAATGCGCTTGAACTCCCCTGTGGCGAAATCGGTGAGATCACCGTGACCGGCGACCACGTGCTCAAGGGATACCTCCACGGCAAGGGCGATGAAGAGAGCAAAATCAAAGTCGGTGACGAGGTTTGGCACCGGACGGGTGACGCCGCGTGGCAGGACACATCGGGAAGGCTCTGGCTGGTCGGGCGGTGCTCGGCTGCGATCCAACGAAGCGGCAGGGCACCCACCTACCCCTTCGGCATCGAGTGCGCCACCATGAGCTACCCTGGCGTCGAGCGCTGTGCCCTCGTTGACCACCGGGAAACCATCACGCTCTTTGTTGAAGGCGCGATCAATACCAGCCAGCAAGGTGACCTTCTGGCGAGGCTCTCTCATCTCGGGGTCGAAAAAGTAACGGTCATCCCACATATCCCGGTCGACAAGCGCCACAATGCCAAGATCGATTACCCCGCGCTGCGACAGCTCCTGTCCAG
- a CDS encoding GNAT family N-acetyltransferase → MNLHKPTSSNLTDTHRELFAQGADLIASTGSYLAGLWFNHTPIHGNHPIGTIGGCRLDDSADASRFLSDCASYLHQHHQCRTVVGPMNGNTWLQHRLVIESNGRDPFFMEPVEPGYFFNTFAATGFSVLSRYSSSTIDLTIPQKDYASMASRLGKNGVTFRSINPDAFAQDLTAIFDLSLISFSSNFLYTPLSKAAFVGKYMSTREHIDPDMVILAERDGGLMGYVFCMPDLIAHQLGKKPSVIIKTLAALPDRSLSGVGTVLVAKAQQIARDKGYTEAIHALQYESNSSLRISQRFKASVFRRYALMVKSFPSP, encoded by the coding sequence ATGAATCTACACAAACCCACATCATCAAACCTAACGGATACGCACAGGGAGCTTTTCGCCCAAGGCGCCGACCTGATAGCCAGCACCGGCTCCTACCTGGCCGGGCTGTGGTTTAACCACACCCCCATCCACGGAAACCACCCCATCGGAACCATCGGAGGCTGCCGGCTTGATGATTCTGCTGACGCCTCCAGGTTTTTATCCGACTGTGCAAGCTACCTCCATCAACACCATCAGTGCCGCACCGTGGTTGGCCCGATGAATGGCAACACGTGGCTCCAGCACCGTTTGGTGATCGAGTCAAACGGCCGCGATCCCTTTTTCATGGAACCGGTGGAGCCCGGGTATTTTTTCAACACATTCGCCGCTACCGGGTTTTCCGTTCTCTCCCGGTATTCATCATCGACCATCGATCTAACAATACCGCAAAAAGACTACGCATCCATGGCATCACGCCTCGGAAAAAATGGTGTCACCTTCCGCAGCATCAACCCCGATGCCTTTGCCCAAGACCTCACCGCCATCTTCGATCTCAGCCTGATAAGTTTCTCAAGTAATTTCCTCTACACCCCGTTGTCGAAGGCTGCATTTGTCGGGAAATACATGTCAACGCGCGAACACATTGATCCGGACATGGTCATCCTCGCCGAACGTGACGGAGGTTTGATGGGATACGTATTCTGTATGCCGGATCTGATTGCCCACCAGCTTGGCAAGAAGCCGTCCGTTATCATCAAGACCCTCGCGGCACTTCCCGACCGGTCACTGTCGGGAGTTGGCACGGTGCTCGTGGCCAAGGCCCAACAAATCGCCCGCGACAAGGGTTACACGGAAGCCATCCATGCGTTGCAATACGAGAGTAACAGCTCGCTGAGGATCAGCCAGCGGTTCAAGGCCAGCGTCTTCCGTCGCTACGCCCTGATGGTCAAATCATTTCCCTCCCCATGA
- a CDS encoding APC family permease produces the protein MAENKPHTRLGQLASTAICGNDITSSCLYVSALAIGYAGRLAPVCLLLVAGTLFLFRSVYAEVVGALPLNGGAYNALLNTTSKYRASIAACLTILSYMATAVISANEAMHYLHSLWHGLPVMQATVGLLAFFMILSIIGITESAVLAVVIFLFHMTSMALLMVFGLWTVLMVGPAMLWDNLGTPAPGGFWLALFFGFSSAMLGISGFESSANFVEEQEDGVFPKTLRNMWIAVTVLNPGMAILALALVSTPEVRDVYQTALLSHVGEVAAGDWLAWVIGIDAVLVLSGATLTSYVGVTGLVKRMTLDRCLPQFLLKESSRGTSHRIIIAFFILSVSVLLITRGDLKSLAAVYTLSFLSVMALFAIGNLLLKIKRANLPRPSRASYLTVLVALSAVMVAIWGNARLNASYLVVFLEYLVPTVLIVTVMLTREKILELVVFFVDEIRRRVKSLKHEAIAQNEDAEAARLTKAGRRAHRLNVWIHNLLHKIRSQQLVFFTRGDHLRNLNLVMLYILENEHTERVKFVHIYQDKQAIPKQLDEHLRFLDEVYPEIDIEFVSVHGEFCPEMISKLSKEWNIPTNLMFIGSPTGKLSHHIADLGGVRLII, from the coding sequence ATGGCTGAAAACAAACCTCACACCCGCCTCGGACAACTGGCATCGACGGCAATCTGCGGTAACGACATCACTTCATCCTGTCTCTATGTCTCCGCGCTGGCGATTGGTTATGCTGGACGACTCGCTCCGGTCTGCCTGCTGCTGGTGGCGGGCACACTCTTCCTATTCCGCTCTGTCTATGCCGAGGTGGTGGGGGCATTACCTCTGAACGGCGGTGCGTATAATGCGTTGCTGAACACGACGAGTAAGTACCGGGCGTCGATCGCGGCCTGCCTGACCATCCTTTCCTACATGGCAACGGCGGTGATTTCCGCCAACGAGGCGATGCATTACCTGCACTCTCTCTGGCACGGGCTACCGGTGATGCAGGCCACGGTGGGGCTGCTTGCTTTTTTCATGATCCTCTCGATCATCGGGATCACCGAGTCGGCGGTGCTGGCGGTGGTGATCTTTCTTTTCCACATGACCTCGATGGCACTGCTGATGGTGTTCGGCCTGTGGACCGTGCTGATGGTGGGACCTGCGATGTTGTGGGACAATCTGGGCACACCGGCACCTGGCGGGTTCTGGCTGGCGTTGTTCTTCGGATTCTCGTCGGCGATGCTGGGCATTTCCGGGTTCGAGTCCTCTGCGAACTTTGTCGAGGAGCAGGAGGACGGCGTGTTCCCCAAGACACTGCGAAATATGTGGATTGCAGTAACCGTGCTGAATCCCGGCATGGCGATTCTGGCACTGGCCCTGGTGTCCACACCGGAGGTCAGGGATGTCTACCAGACGGCGTTACTCTCGCATGTGGGTGAGGTGGCCGCCGGAGACTGGTTGGCGTGGGTGATCGGCATTGACGCGGTGCTGGTGCTGAGCGGCGCTACCTTGACCAGCTACGTAGGCGTGACCGGACTGGTGAAACGCATGACGCTAGACCGGTGTCTGCCACAGTTCCTGCTTAAGGAGTCAAGCAGGGGAACCTCTCACCGAATCATCATCGCGTTTTTTATACTGTCGGTATCCGTGTTGCTGATTACAAGGGGGGACCTGAAGTCGCTTGCTGCGGTCTATACCTTGTCCTTCCTATCCGTGATGGCTCTGTTTGCCATTGGGAATTTATTATTGAAGATCAAGCGGGCGAACCTGCCCCGGCCCAGCCGTGCTAGTTACCTGACGGTGTTGGTGGCACTTTCCGCGGTGATGGTCGCCATCTGGGGCAATGCCCGGCTGAACGCATCCTATCTTGTCGTGTTCCTTGAGTATCTGGTCCCCACCGTTCTGATCGTCACGGTGATGCTGACCCGTGAGAAAATTCTGGAGCTGGTGGTGTTTTTCGTGGATGAAATCCGGCGACGGGTCAAGAGCCTGAAGCATGAGGCCATTGCTCAAAATGAGGATGCCGAGGCGGCGCGACTCACCAAGGCGGGACGCAGGGCGCACCGGCTGAATGTGTGGATACACAACCTGTTACACAAGATTCGCTCGCAGCAGTTGGTTTTTTTCACCCGTGGCGATCACTTGCGCAATTTGAATCTCGTGATGCTCTACATCCTGGAGAATGAACACACGGAGCGCGTTAAATTTGTGCATATCTATCAAGACAAGCAGGCTATCCCCAAGCAACTGGACGAGCACTTGCGATTTCTTGACGAGGTTTACCCGGAAATCGACATCGAGTTTGTATCTGTACATGGCGAGTTCTGTCCGGAGATGATTTCCAAACTGTCCAAGGAGTGGAATATCCCGACGAACCTGATGTTCATAGGCTCACCCACAGGCAAGCTGTCCCACCACATTGCTGACCTCGGCGGGGTCAGGCTGATCATCTGA
- a CDS encoding phosphoenolpyruvate synthase: MIIHPHQSEHFDALGGKAKALALLTGVGCEIPPWFAVTDFDDSLRDEITRCAGKLGSNRFAVRSSARGEDGVEHSFAGQYDTFLYVELPDLFEKIRKVQESNQSAHLKTYQSSRQIALAHRPIALIQAMLTPDVSGVAFSADPVTGKRDHAIVSGLWGTGSAIVSGEADADTWSVDKDYQILDRNIARKTHQHTADPLTEEGVKRTEVAVEKQDIPCLNDAQVIAVANLARMCADHFGCPQDIEWAMEGGKLYLLQSRPITTLAHIPDPDAPLTVWDNSNIAESYSGITSPMTFSFAERAYEHVYREFCKLLSVPRQRIMDNDDVFPQMLGHIHGHVYYNLNSWYHVLAMLPGFSVNRSFMEQMMGVKEPMPDEVVQAILKKTRTSKVKDCWALVRTCLGLIRNHRSLQKQIDAFYLRLNTALGSPGKALTGMRGEELTAHYQELESQLLKRWDAPLINDFFAMIFYGLLKSLCEKWLGDASLQNTLLLDAGDIISAEPPRRIKAMAELVASHDELTRLLADPECEPDKKLTALRGYESIHQLYENYLTDFGDRCLEELKLESPTVSDNPQSLLTGIGVMAVRINKGQSTTAPDPVPADDPTKKLSGVKRRLFPWVLENAKNRVRDRENLRFERTRLFGRVRQIIVELGKRLHHDNRLDAPEDVFFLTITEVMNAYPVAEESINYLSICHERRHQQSTFKTPPPDRFETRGPLDLYPFFTPTTSDEPHDGEQLHGTGACPGIVRGPVRVVTDPRNATLQEGEILVAQQTDPGWVVLFPAASGLLVERGSLLSHSAIVARELQLPCIVSIRSVTTLLKTGDLVEMNGSTGEIKILDASGEK; the protein is encoded by the coding sequence ATGATTATCCATCCCCATCAATCCGAACACTTCGATGCCTTAGGCGGCAAAGCCAAAGCCCTGGCACTACTCACCGGGGTGGGTTGCGAAATCCCTCCGTGGTTTGCGGTCACGGACTTCGATGATTCACTGCGCGATGAGATCACCCGCTGTGCCGGCAAGCTGGGCTCAAATAGGTTTGCGGTGCGGTCTTCCGCCCGTGGTGAGGATGGCGTTGAGCACTCCTTTGCCGGTCAATACGATACCTTCCTCTATGTCGAACTTCCCGATCTGTTTGAGAAAATCAGGAAAGTCCAGGAGAGCAACCAGAGTGCACATTTGAAGACCTATCAATCGAGCCGACAAATTGCACTTGCCCACCGCCCCATCGCCCTGATCCAGGCGATGCTCACACCGGATGTCAGCGGGGTCGCATTCAGTGCTGATCCCGTGACGGGAAAGAGGGACCACGCTATCGTCTCCGGCCTTTGGGGGACGGGCAGCGCGATTGTCTCAGGTGAAGCCGATGCGGATACATGGTCGGTCGACAAGGACTATCAGATCCTCGATCGGAATATCGCCCGGAAGACCCATCAGCACACTGCCGACCCACTCACAGAAGAGGGGGTCAAACGCACTGAGGTAGCTGTTGAAAAACAGGATATCCCGTGCCTGAACGACGCGCAGGTGATCGCCGTTGCCAACCTGGCCAGGATGTGTGCCGACCACTTTGGTTGCCCGCAGGATATCGAGTGGGCGATGGAAGGAGGAAAACTCTACCTGCTCCAGAGTCGGCCGATCACCACACTTGCGCACATCCCCGACCCCGATGCGCCGCTGACGGTGTGGGACAACAGCAACATTGCGGAAAGTTACTCGGGGATTACTTCGCCGATGACATTCTCCTTTGCCGAGCGTGCTTACGAGCATGTTTACCGGGAGTTTTGCAAATTACTCTCAGTGCCCAGGCAGCGGATCATGGATAACGATGATGTATTCCCGCAGATGCTCGGTCACATCCATGGCCATGTGTATTACAACCTGAACAGCTGGTACCATGTGCTGGCCATGCTTCCAGGCTTCTCCGTCAACCGGTCGTTTATGGAGCAAATGATGGGGGTCAAAGAGCCGATGCCCGACGAGGTGGTGCAGGCTATCCTCAAGAAAACGCGGACATCCAAGGTCAAGGACTGCTGGGCACTGGTCAGGACCTGCCTCGGCCTGATCAGAAACCACCGCTCGCTGCAAAAACAGATTGATGCATTTTACCTTCGCCTAAACACAGCGCTTGGCTCCCCCGGGAAAGCACTCACCGGGATGCGTGGCGAGGAACTCACGGCCCATTACCAAGAGCTTGAATCCCAGCTTCTCAAACGCTGGGACGCACCGCTGATCAACGACTTCTTTGCCATGATTTTTTACGGCCTGCTGAAGTCGCTTTGTGAAAAATGGCTCGGTGACGCCTCATTGCAAAACACCCTCTTACTCGATGCTGGCGACATCATCAGCGCCGAACCACCACGGCGCATCAAAGCCATGGCAGAACTTGTGGCAAGCCATGATGAACTCACCAGGCTGCTTGCCGACCCGGAATGTGAACCCGACAAAAAACTCACCGCACTCCGTGGTTATGAATCTATCCATCAGCTGTATGAAAACTACTTAACCGACTTCGGCGACCGTTGTCTTGAAGAGCTTAAACTGGAGTCCCCAACCGTCAGCGACAACCCTCAATCATTGCTCACCGGTATCGGTGTGATGGCCGTCCGTATCAACAAAGGCCAGAGCACCACAGCACCGGATCCTGTACCTGCCGATGACCCCACTAAGAAGCTGAGCGGCGTCAAACGCAGGCTGTTCCCATGGGTGTTAGAAAATGCCAAAAACCGCGTGCGCGACCGCGAGAACCTTCGTTTCGAGCGCACACGCTTGTTTGGCCGGGTCCGGCAAATCATCGTCGAACTTGGCAAGCGTCTGCACCACGACAACCGTCTCGACGCCCCGGAGGATGTCTTTTTCCTCACCATCACCGAAGTCATGAATGCTTACCCGGTGGCTGAGGAATCCATCAATTATCTATCCATCTGTCACGAACGCCGGCATCAACAATCGACCTTCAAGACTCCCCCACCGGACCGGTTTGAAACCCGTGGACCACTCGACCTCTATCCGTTTTTTACGCCCACAACTTCAGACGAACCCCACGATGGAGAACAACTCCACGGCACGGGTGCCTGTCCTGGTATCGTCCGTGGCCCCGTGCGCGTAGTCACCGATCCACGTAATGCCACACTTCAGGAAGGAGAGATCCTCGTGGCCCAACAAACCGACCCCGGCTGGGTGGTGCTGTTTCCCGCCGCCTCCGGCTTGTTAGTCGAGCGCGGTTCGTTACTCTCCCACTCCGCCATTGTCGCCCGGGAACTCCAGCTCCCCTGCATTGTTTCCATTCGCAGCGTCACCACCCTGTTAAAGACCGGTGACCTTGTCGAAATGAATGGCAGCACAGGGGAAATTAAAATTCTCGATGCATCGGGTGAAAAATAG
- a CDS encoding DUF3419 family protein has protein sequence MTQSEIQQHADFTKVRYANCWEDADILIRALEPQGRHCVSIGSAGDNSFSLLAAGATHVTISEMNPAQIACIKLRIAAYQVLEHDEFLTLLGEREGNRIDLYQRCATQLDETTRQYWSHFQDHIRDGFGRVGKFESYFTLFREKMLPLVHSRKTVGALLGQKGRDARESFYQQTWNTWRWRLLFKVFFSRFVMGRLGRDPAFFKYVEGSVADRILTRTRHALVTLDPSQNPYLNWILTGRYGERLPHALRQENYSIIRAKLDKVTIDPRPLEAVLADAQEPFGAYNLSDIFEYMSGENTGALLRSIDAHSHRGARLAYWNMLAPRSRPEHLAQSIKPLPELSAALFDQDKAFFYSAFVVEETI, from the coding sequence ATGACCCAATCCGAGATCCAGCAACACGCCGATTTCACCAAAGTCCGGTATGCGAATTGCTGGGAGGATGCCGACATCCTGATCAGGGCGCTGGAGCCGCAAGGCCGGCACTGTGTCAGCATCGGCTCCGCAGGTGACAACTCGTTTTCCCTCCTCGCAGCCGGTGCCACCCATGTCACCATCTCCGAGATGAACCCGGCTCAAATCGCCTGTATCAAACTCCGTATCGCGGCCTATCAGGTGCTCGAACATGATGAATTTCTTACACTCCTTGGCGAACGGGAAGGGAATCGCATCGACCTCTATCAACGGTGCGCAACGCAGCTCGATGAGACAACCCGGCAATACTGGAGCCATTTCCAGGATCACATCCGCGACGGATTCGGTCGGGTTGGTAAGTTTGAAAGCTACTTCACCTTGTTTCGTGAAAAAATGTTACCTCTCGTCCATTCCCGTAAAACCGTAGGTGCACTGCTCGGGCAGAAAGGCCGGGATGCGCGGGAAAGCTTTTACCAGCAAACATGGAACACATGGCGATGGAGGCTCCTGTTCAAGGTCTTCTTTTCCCGCTTTGTCATGGGTCGACTCGGACGCGACCCCGCATTTTTCAAATACGTGGAAGGATCGGTGGCCGACCGTATTCTCACCCGTACCCGGCACGCCCTCGTCACTCTCGACCCCTCTCAAAACCCCTACCTGAACTGGATACTCACCGGGCGGTATGGAGAGCGTTTGCCCCATGCCTTACGCCAGGAGAACTATTCCATCATCCGTGCGAAGCTCGACAAAGTCACCATCGACCCCCGCCCGCTGGAAGCTGTCCTGGCCGATGCGCAAGAGCCGTTCGGAGCTTATAACCTGAGTGACATCTTTGAATACATGTCCGGGGAGAATACCGGAGCCCTGCTTCGCAGCATTGATGCCCATAGCCACAGGGGCGCCCGCCTTGCCTACTGGAACATGCTCGCACCACGGTCCCGACCCGAACACCTGGCGCAGTCCATCAAACCGCTTCCGGAGCTAAGCGCTGCACTTTTCGATCAAGACAAGGCCTTTTTCTACTCGGCCTTCGTTGTTGAGGAAACCATCTAA
- a CDS encoding UbiA family prenyltransferase, with amino-acid sequence MRWWTYQKERFPIFQHGPLVAAFSSCAVAYSSMLTGTAPVWPAFVVAFVTCLVFFLQLRIADEFKDAEEDATYRPYRAVPRGLVTLRELGLVFALGAVVQLVLALVYSPLLVIVLAIAWTYLALMSVEFFARDWLKARPITYLWTHMLIMPIVDFYATACHWIPSGEKPWAGLGFFLAASFCNGLVIELGRKLRQPSGEEKGVPTYSKLWGLQRAAWVWFGCLLATCVFATVAASIIQFTLPVFVTLTILLVWALIHVVGYQKTESRTFELIAGVWTLALYLSLGIIPMLAH; translated from the coding sequence ATGCGTTGGTGGACTTACCAGAAAGAACGATTCCCGATTTTCCAGCACGGCCCTCTGGTGGCAGCTTTCAGCTCCTGTGCGGTGGCTTACTCATCGATGCTGACTGGCACGGCACCTGTGTGGCCGGCCTTTGTGGTTGCCTTTGTCACCTGTCTGGTATTTTTCCTCCAGTTACGTATTGCGGATGAGTTCAAGGATGCTGAGGAGGATGCCACTTATCGCCCCTACCGTGCCGTGCCTCGGGGATTGGTGACGCTGCGCGAGCTTGGGCTTGTGTTTGCGCTGGGGGCCGTCGTCCAGCTCGTTCTGGCACTGGTATATTCGCCCCTGTTAGTGATCGTTCTCGCCATCGCCTGGACCTACCTCGCGTTGATGAGTGTGGAGTTTTTTGCCCGCGACTGGTTAAAGGCCCGCCCCATCACCTACCTGTGGACACACATGCTGATCATGCCGATTGTCGATTTTTACGCCACGGCATGTCACTGGATTCCGAGTGGGGAAAAGCCGTGGGCCGGCTTGGGGTTTTTCCTCGCCGCCAGCTTTTGCAACGGCCTGGTGATTGAGCTGGGAAGAAAACTCCGTCAGCCGTCGGGCGAGGAAAAAGGCGTTCCCACCTACAGCAAACTTTGGGGCTTGCAAAGGGCCGCATGGGTATGGTTTGGCTGTCTGCTGGCGACCTGTGTCTTTGCCACGGTTGCGGCCAGTATCATCCAGTTCACACTCCCTGTATTCGTCACGCTTACCATCTTGTTAGTCTGGGCGCTTATCCACGTGGTTGGCTATCAGAAAACGGAATCCAGGACCTTCGAACTCATCGCCGGGGTATGGACCCTGGCACTTTACCTGTCGCTTGGCATCATCCCCATGCTCGCACACTGA